One window of Candidatus Nitrospira kreftii genomic DNA carries:
- a CDS encoding hypothetical protein (conserved protein of unknown function), translating to MPTSSIRPLVFSTSYARFLLIAFRGALLAKVPCTIGEIPHQLVGTKARVISMRTNTWLLAVALACGLAGTTISVAHSSTETIQRTVQGTVVATNADVDPQIIVVEVVLPNQEALIVGARVATDTKIMKRRQAARLADVQVGEKADITYLKTPDGLIARSIHVR from the coding sequence ATGCCCACTAGTTCCATCCGACCGTTGGTGTTTTCAACAAGTTATGCACGCTTCCTCCTCATCGCATTCCGTGGCGCTCTTCTTGCCAAGGTTCCCTGTACGATTGGCGAGATCCCGCACCAACTCGTCGGTACGAAAGCGAGGGTGATTTCTATGCGAACGAACACGTGGCTGCTCGCTGTGGCTCTAGCCTGTGGATTGGCGGGTACGACAATTTCCGTCGCTCATTCTTCAACGGAGACAATTCAGCGGACGGTCCAGGGGACAGTGGTCGCCACGAATGCCGACGTTGATCCACAGATCATCGTGGTGGAAGTCGTGCTCCCTAATCAGGAAGCACTCATTGTCGGAGCTCGTGTCGCCACAGATACGAAGATTATGAAGAGGAGACAGGCCGCTCGGCTAGCCGATGTCCAAGTGGGTGAGAAGGCGGACATCACGTATCTGAAGACACCTGACGGCTTAATCGCTCGATCCATTCACGTTCGATAA
- a CDS encoding hypothetical protein (conserved protein of unknown function), with translation MVLVMEKRESDRLVVWETFPSWAQFSWLYLMSALSALRAAMFHRFGLDGWEMWMIGAGLLLACAAVLRHWVHYELTRDQIMARNGYTGRAIQSILLSDIREVTIRQGFVGQFFGIGTLVIHSRLSDRELSLRGVDDPEDVKIRIQALA, from the coding sequence ATGGTTCTAGTTATGGAAAAACGGGAGTCGGATCGATTGGTGGTCTGGGAGACATTTCCCTCCTGGGCACAGTTCAGTTGGCTCTACCTTATGAGTGCTCTCTCCGCCCTCCGTGCGGCGATGTTTCATAGGTTTGGCCTGGATGGGTGGGAGATGTGGATGATCGGGGCCGGGCTCTTGCTTGCCTGCGCCGCAGTCCTGCGGCACTGGGTGCACTATGAACTCACGAGGGATCAGATCATGGCGCGCAACGGCTATACGGGACGCGCGATTCAATCGATTCTCCTGAGTGATATCCGCGAAGTGACGATACGGCAAGGCTTCGTCGGGCAGTTCTTTGGAATCGGCACGCTGGTCATTCATTCGCGGCTCTCGGACCGAGAACTCTCATTGCGGGGAGTGGACGATCCCGAAGACGTGAAAATTCGTATCCAGGCCCTGGCTTAG
- a CDS encoding hypothetical protein (conserved protein of unknown function), whose product MQSPDSTAEPDRTWEHFPHEADIGVRGIGPTKEAAFEQAALALTAVITDLAMVAPVQTVSLTCEAPDEELLLVDWLNALVYEMATRKMLFSRFTVRFNGHSLHATAWGEPIDVARHQPAVEVKGATYTELSVKQDEQGHWIAQCVVDV is encoded by the coding sequence ATGCAGTCCCCTGATTCTACGGCTGAACCTGACAGGACGTGGGAACACTTTCCCCATGAAGCCGATATCGGCGTGCGGGGAATCGGTCCGACCAAGGAGGCAGCGTTCGAACAGGCCGCACTGGCACTAACCGCCGTGATCACAGACCTGGCCATGGTTGCTCCGGTGCAAACCGTGTCTCTTACTTGTGAAGCGCCTGACGAGGAGCTGTTGTTGGTTGATTGGCTCAATGCGCTGGTCTACGAAATGGCCACACGGAAGATGCTGTTCAGCCGGTTCACCGTTCGCTTCAACGGCCATTCATTGCACGCAACGGCCTGGGGAGAGCCCATCGACGTCGCGCGACATCAACCCGCTGTCGAAGTGAAAGGCGCGACCTATACCGAGTTGTCTGTGAAGCAGGATGAGCAGGGTCATTGGATAGCGCAATGCGTGGTTGATGTATGA
- a CDS encoding hypothetical protein (conserved protein of unknown function), giving the protein MTVSRHVEEAAGKFQEAARQIVLAREGPDSCENQRVWLEALTAYCEALADIHTYNNESIHEKLHELAGRMGMRKFPSSP; this is encoded by the coding sequence ATGACCGTATCCCGTCATGTAGAAGAAGCAGCAGGCAAGTTTCAGGAGGCCGCGCGGCAGATCGTGCTGGCGCGGGAAGGTCCCGATAGCTGTGAGAATCAAAGAGTGTGGCTGGAGGCGCTCACGGCTTACTGCGAGGCCCTCGCCGACATCCATACCTATAATAATGAGTCCATCCACGAGAAACTTCACGAATTGGCAGGACGCATGGGGATGAGAAAGTTTCCGTCTTCACCCTAA